Proteins co-encoded in one Falco rusticolus isolate bFalRus1 chromosome 14, bFalRus1.pri, whole genome shotgun sequence genomic window:
- the LOC119157148 gene encoding pre-mRNA 3'-end-processing factor FIP1-like isoform X1, with product MATELEPPAAGAVPSAAPLEAEEDEEHWLYGDDTTGKQEDGPISGHAESSHPLQDAPQESRPVSNEDREISQHVRVPRQMALPSGEDDEDDSDSDSDDDDVKVTIGNIKTGAPSYMGTPMNLNLKTGRGYGASASAKLQPKGIDLDAAGNINGLPVIEVDLDSFEDKPWRKPGADLSDYFNYGFNEETWKGYCEKQRRLQLGLDPAPPISTENKITVQQGRTGNAEKEVENNIIKTEFKTDFLALVGGRMKAGPPPNRKLGGTIDVIGGQAGTIRRVEGRRRDKHASEENPIQVLGDHGSKPQPPQQPQQPSQPQQPPQQQPFAPPAGPPPPPLAGPPPPHFLHPPPPVTSVPPPLHPPGLPPPGPIPGLFPPPLAPPPALLIPTLDGQPASYNNRQPPPFGYNSADSGFISYPPISTSHTPWVTTVDKGTSSSSSSHWEYSGSRRERERERERERERERDRDRTPTTSEYNNDDERYRYYSRERSYDFERDYRRSRDRSREREDRHRERRHRDKEESSKHKSSRRKQHESEEGESHRRHKHKKNKRSKEEKETSEDGAQEGEEQDAKE from the exons aTGGCCACCGAGCTGGAGCCGCCGGCGGCCGGTGCCGTGCCGAGCGCGGCGCCGCTGGAGGCGGAGGAGGACGAGGAGCACTGGCTCTACGGAG atgacaccacTGGTAAGCAAGAAGACGGACCAATTTCTGG ACACGCAGAATCTTCTCACCCTTTGCAAGATGCTCCTCAGGAGAGCCGGCCTGTCAGCAATGAAGACCGAGAGATATCACAACATGTACGTGTTCCACGGCAAATG GCCCTTCCAAGTGGtgaagatgatgaagatgaCAGCGATAGCGACAGCGATGATGATGACGTGAAAGTTACTATTGGCAACATTAAAACGGGAGCACCATCGTACAT GGGAACTCCTATGAATTTAAACTTAAAAACGGGTAGAGGCTATGGAGCATCTGCTTCAG CCAAGTTGCAGCCCAAAGGTATTGACTTAGATGCCGCGGGGAATATAAATGGATTGCCTGTTATAGAAGTGGATTTAGATTCATTTGAAGACAAACCGTGGAGGAAACCAG GTGCTGATCTTTCTGATTACTTTAATTACGGATTTAATGAAGAAACATGGAAGGGTTATTGTGAAAAGCAGCGACGGCTTCAGCTTGGACTGGATCCTGCTCCTCCCAtcagcactgaaaataagaTCACG GTTCAGCAAGGAAGAacaggaaatgctgaaaaagaagtggaaaacaaCATCATCAAAACAGAATTCAAAACAGACTTCTTGGCTCTGGTGGGAGGACGCATGAAGGCTGGGCCTCCTCCTAATAG GAAGCTGGGTGGGACAATTGATGTGATCGGTGGCCAGGCAGGCACAATTAGGAGAGTAGAAGGAAGACGACGTGATAAGCATGCCTCTGAGGAAAACCCAATTCAG GTCCTTGGAGACCACGGAAGTAAGCCACAacccccacagcagccccagcagccttCACAGCCCCAACAGCCACCTCAGCAACAGCCGTTTGCGCCACCAGCAGGCCCACCGCCTCCCCCGCTCGCTGGGCCACCTCCACCACACTTTCTCCACCCTCCTCCACCAGTTACTTCTGTTCCACCTCCCTTGCATCCTCCAG GTCTGCCACCGCCTGGTCCTATTCCAG GGTTGTTCCCGCCTCCTCTGGCACCGCCACCAGCTCTCCTCATTCCAACCTTGGATGG ccagccagccagctacAACAACAGGCAGCCGCCTCCCTTTGGCTACAATTCTGCAG ATTCAGGTTTCATCAGCTACCCGCCCATCTCCACATCCCACACACCCTGGGTGACGACGGTGGACAAAGGCAcaagcagctccagcagcagccattgGGAATACTCGGGCTCCAGGCGCGAGAGGGAGCGGGAGCGTGAGCgtgagagggagagagagagagacagagaccGCACTCCGACCACTAGTGAATACAACAA TGATGATGAACGATACCGCTACTACAGCCGAGAGCGCAGCTACGACTTTGAGCGTGACTACCGCCGGAGTCGCGATCGCAGCAGGGAGCGAGAGGATCGTCACCGAGAGCGCAGGCACAGAGACAAAGAGGAGAGCAGCAAGCATAAGTCTTCAAGACG CAAGCAACATGAGAGCGAGGAGGGGGAGAGTCATCGGCGTCACAAGCACAAAAAGAACAAGCGTAGCAAAGAGGAGAAGGAGACCAGTGAAGATGGTGcccaggagggagaggagcaggatgcCAAGGAGTAA
- the LOC119157148 gene encoding pre-mRNA 3'-end-processing factor FIP1-like isoform X2 has product MATELEPPAAGAVPSAAPLEAEEDEEHWLYGDDTTGKQEDGPISGHAESSHPLQDAPQESRPVSNEDREISQHALPSGEDDEDDSDSDSDDDDVKVTIGNIKTGAPSYMGTPMNLNLKTGRGYGASASAKLQPKGIDLDAAGNINGLPVIEVDLDSFEDKPWRKPGADLSDYFNYGFNEETWKGYCEKQRRLQLGLDPAPPISTENKITVQQGRTGNAEKEVENNIIKTEFKTDFLALVGGRMKAGPPPNRKLGGTIDVIGGQAGTIRRVEGRRRDKHASEENPIQVLGDHGSKPQPPQQPQQPSQPQQPPQQQPFAPPAGPPPPPLAGPPPPHFLHPPPPVTSVPPPLHPPGLPPPGPIPGLFPPPLAPPPALLIPTLDGQPASYNNRQPPPFGYNSADSGFISYPPISTSHTPWVTTVDKGTSSSSSSHWEYSGSRRERERERERERERERDRDRTPTTSEYNNDDERYRYYSRERSYDFERDYRRSRDRSREREDRHRERRHRDKEESSKHKSSRRKQHESEEGESHRRHKHKKNKRSKEEKETSEDGAQEGEEQDAKE; this is encoded by the exons aTGGCCACCGAGCTGGAGCCGCCGGCGGCCGGTGCCGTGCCGAGCGCGGCGCCGCTGGAGGCGGAGGAGGACGAGGAGCACTGGCTCTACGGAG atgacaccacTGGTAAGCAAGAAGACGGACCAATTTCTGG ACACGCAGAATCTTCTCACCCTTTGCAAGATGCTCCTCAGGAGAGCCGGCCTGTCAGCAATGAAGACCGAGAGATATCACAACAT GCCCTTCCAAGTGGtgaagatgatgaagatgaCAGCGATAGCGACAGCGATGATGATGACGTGAAAGTTACTATTGGCAACATTAAAACGGGAGCACCATCGTACAT GGGAACTCCTATGAATTTAAACTTAAAAACGGGTAGAGGCTATGGAGCATCTGCTTCAG CCAAGTTGCAGCCCAAAGGTATTGACTTAGATGCCGCGGGGAATATAAATGGATTGCCTGTTATAGAAGTGGATTTAGATTCATTTGAAGACAAACCGTGGAGGAAACCAG GTGCTGATCTTTCTGATTACTTTAATTACGGATTTAATGAAGAAACATGGAAGGGTTATTGTGAAAAGCAGCGACGGCTTCAGCTTGGACTGGATCCTGCTCCTCCCAtcagcactgaaaataagaTCACG GTTCAGCAAGGAAGAacaggaaatgctgaaaaagaagtggaaaacaaCATCATCAAAACAGAATTCAAAACAGACTTCTTGGCTCTGGTGGGAGGACGCATGAAGGCTGGGCCTCCTCCTAATAG GAAGCTGGGTGGGACAATTGATGTGATCGGTGGCCAGGCAGGCACAATTAGGAGAGTAGAAGGAAGACGACGTGATAAGCATGCCTCTGAGGAAAACCCAATTCAG GTCCTTGGAGACCACGGAAGTAAGCCACAacccccacagcagccccagcagccttCACAGCCCCAACAGCCACCTCAGCAACAGCCGTTTGCGCCACCAGCAGGCCCACCGCCTCCCCCGCTCGCTGGGCCACCTCCACCACACTTTCTCCACCCTCCTCCACCAGTTACTTCTGTTCCACCTCCCTTGCATCCTCCAG GTCTGCCACCGCCTGGTCCTATTCCAG GGTTGTTCCCGCCTCCTCTGGCACCGCCACCAGCTCTCCTCATTCCAACCTTGGATGG ccagccagccagctacAACAACAGGCAGCCGCCTCCCTTTGGCTACAATTCTGCAG ATTCAGGTTTCATCAGCTACCCGCCCATCTCCACATCCCACACACCCTGGGTGACGACGGTGGACAAAGGCAcaagcagctccagcagcagccattgGGAATACTCGGGCTCCAGGCGCGAGAGGGAGCGGGAGCGTGAGCgtgagagggagagagagagagacagagaccGCACTCCGACCACTAGTGAATACAACAA TGATGATGAACGATACCGCTACTACAGCCGAGAGCGCAGCTACGACTTTGAGCGTGACTACCGCCGGAGTCGCGATCGCAGCAGGGAGCGAGAGGATCGTCACCGAGAGCGCAGGCACAGAGACAAAGAGGAGAGCAGCAAGCATAAGTCTTCAAGACG CAAGCAACATGAGAGCGAGGAGGGGGAGAGTCATCGGCGTCACAAGCACAAAAAGAACAAGCGTAGCAAAGAGGAGAAGGAGACCAGTGAAGATGGTGcccaggagggagaggagcaggatgcCAAGGAGTAA
- the LOC119157148 gene encoding pre-mRNA 3'-end-processing factor FIP1-like isoform X3, with translation MATELEPPAAGAVPSAAPLEAEEDEEHWLYGDDTTGKQEDGPISGHAESSHPLQDAPQESRPVSNEDREISQHVRVPRQMALPSGEDDEDDSDSDSDDDDVKVTIGNIKTGAPSYMGTPMNLNLKTGRGYGASASAKLQPKGIDLDAAGNINGLPVIEVDLDSFEDKPWRKPGADLSDYFNYGFNEETWKGYCEKQRRLQLGLDPAPPISTENKITVQQGRTGNAEKEVENNIIKTEFKTDFLALVGGRMKAGPPPNRKLGGTIDVIGGQAGTIRRVEGRRRDKHASEENPIQVLGDHGSKPQPPQQPQQPSQPQQPPQQQPFAPPAGPPPPPLAGPPPPHFLHPPPPVTSVPPPLHPPGLFPPPLAPPPALLIPTLDGQPASYNNRQPPPFGYNSADSGFISYPPISTSHTPWVTTVDKGTSSSSSSHWEYSGSRRERERERERERERERDRDRTPTTSEYNNDDERYRYYSRERSYDFERDYRRSRDRSREREDRHRERRHRDKEESSKHKSSRRKQHESEEGESHRRHKHKKNKRSKEEKETSEDGAQEGEEQDAKE, from the exons aTGGCCACCGAGCTGGAGCCGCCGGCGGCCGGTGCCGTGCCGAGCGCGGCGCCGCTGGAGGCGGAGGAGGACGAGGAGCACTGGCTCTACGGAG atgacaccacTGGTAAGCAAGAAGACGGACCAATTTCTGG ACACGCAGAATCTTCTCACCCTTTGCAAGATGCTCCTCAGGAGAGCCGGCCTGTCAGCAATGAAGACCGAGAGATATCACAACATGTACGTGTTCCACGGCAAATG GCCCTTCCAAGTGGtgaagatgatgaagatgaCAGCGATAGCGACAGCGATGATGATGACGTGAAAGTTACTATTGGCAACATTAAAACGGGAGCACCATCGTACAT GGGAACTCCTATGAATTTAAACTTAAAAACGGGTAGAGGCTATGGAGCATCTGCTTCAG CCAAGTTGCAGCCCAAAGGTATTGACTTAGATGCCGCGGGGAATATAAATGGATTGCCTGTTATAGAAGTGGATTTAGATTCATTTGAAGACAAACCGTGGAGGAAACCAG GTGCTGATCTTTCTGATTACTTTAATTACGGATTTAATGAAGAAACATGGAAGGGTTATTGTGAAAAGCAGCGACGGCTTCAGCTTGGACTGGATCCTGCTCCTCCCAtcagcactgaaaataagaTCACG GTTCAGCAAGGAAGAacaggaaatgctgaaaaagaagtggaaaacaaCATCATCAAAACAGAATTCAAAACAGACTTCTTGGCTCTGGTGGGAGGACGCATGAAGGCTGGGCCTCCTCCTAATAG GAAGCTGGGTGGGACAATTGATGTGATCGGTGGCCAGGCAGGCACAATTAGGAGAGTAGAAGGAAGACGACGTGATAAGCATGCCTCTGAGGAAAACCCAATTCAG GTCCTTGGAGACCACGGAAGTAAGCCACAacccccacagcagccccagcagccttCACAGCCCCAACAGCCACCTCAGCAACAGCCGTTTGCGCCACCAGCAGGCCCACCGCCTCCCCCGCTCGCTGGGCCACCTCCACCACACTTTCTCCACCCTCCTCCACCAGTTACTTCTGTTCCACCTCCCTTGCATCCTCCAG GGTTGTTCCCGCCTCCTCTGGCACCGCCACCAGCTCTCCTCATTCCAACCTTGGATGG ccagccagccagctacAACAACAGGCAGCCGCCTCCCTTTGGCTACAATTCTGCAG ATTCAGGTTTCATCAGCTACCCGCCCATCTCCACATCCCACACACCCTGGGTGACGACGGTGGACAAAGGCAcaagcagctccagcagcagccattgGGAATACTCGGGCTCCAGGCGCGAGAGGGAGCGGGAGCGTGAGCgtgagagggagagagagagagacagagaccGCACTCCGACCACTAGTGAATACAACAA TGATGATGAACGATACCGCTACTACAGCCGAGAGCGCAGCTACGACTTTGAGCGTGACTACCGCCGGAGTCGCGATCGCAGCAGGGAGCGAGAGGATCGTCACCGAGAGCGCAGGCACAGAGACAAAGAGGAGAGCAGCAAGCATAAGTCTTCAAGACG CAAGCAACATGAGAGCGAGGAGGGGGAGAGTCATCGGCGTCACAAGCACAAAAAGAACAAGCGTAGCAAAGAGGAGAAGGAGACCAGTGAAGATGGTGcccaggagggagaggagcaggatgcCAAGGAGTAA